In Sphingomonas sp. SUN019, one genomic interval encodes:
- a CDS encoding DUF262 domain-containing protein, whose amino-acid sequence MSQTPDAQLILAEAPGRRGSFIVIDGKQRLLAIRRFASIDNSDQFKPLRLSGLTELKHLNKKTYSNLRDELNLSDDRSAFDNASIRTIVIRNWQHEAYLYEVFLRINTGSVQLSPQELRQALNAGPFSGYVDDSSAQSDGLKDALNLKYPDFRMRDAEILLRFIAYRNFISSHNGNLKLFLDNATKTLNAQWTNQENEIRNQVSEMEHAFIFTKRAFGSDHFLRKWNGDEFEPKKNRAGFDIMLHYFSYPEVRSALEGKISEIKPAFIKLCNDETFRTALETTTKSLTSNRMRFNRWGEALENVSGISLAHIKFLA is encoded by the coding sequence TTGTCTCAAACCCCCGATGCACAACTCATTTTGGCAGAGGCCCCGGGACGCCGTGGATCATTTATAGTGATTGATGGAAAGCAGAGACTCCTCGCAATTAGACGTTTTGCATCTATTGATAACAGTGATCAATTCAAGCCGTTACGTTTGAGTGGTTTAACTGAACTAAAACACCTGAATAAAAAGACTTACTCTAATCTCAGAGACGAGCTTAATTTATCTGATGACCGCAGTGCATTTGATAACGCTAGTATCAGAACGATTGTTATAAGAAATTGGCAACACGAGGCGTATCTTTACGAGGTATTTTTACGGATAAATACCGGTAGCGTACAATTATCGCCGCAAGAACTTCGTCAGGCATTAAATGCCGGGCCGTTCTCCGGATACGTGGATGATTCTTCTGCGCAGTCTGACGGATTGAAGGATGCATTAAATCTTAAATATCCGGACTTCAGAATGCGCGATGCAGAAATACTATTGCGGTTTATAGCGTACAGAAACTTTATCTCGTCGCATAATGGAAACCTAAAACTATTTTTAGATAATGCGACAAAGACATTAAATGCTCAGTGGACGAACCAAGAAAACGAAATTCGCAATCAAGTCTCGGAGATGGAACACGCTTTTATCTTTACAAAACGCGCGTTTGGAAGTGACCATTTTCTGAGAAAGTGGAATGGCGATGAATTCGAGCCGAAAAAGAACCGTGCTGGCTTTGATATAATGTTGCATTACTTTTCCTACCCGGAAGTAAGGTCAGCCTTGGAGGGCAAAATATCAGAGATTAAACCTGCTTTTATAAAGTTATGTAACGATGAGACGTTCCGAACGGCTCTTGAAACGACCACTAAATCGTTGACGTCCAACAGAATGCGTTTTAACCGCTGGGGCGAGGCACTTGAAAATGTGTCTGGAATAAGCTTGGCCCATATCAAGTTTCTGGCGTAG